The DNA window AGCATGGGGCGGGTCCCAGCGGTATGTGCGGGCCTGCGACGGCCAGGAGCCGGTCGCGGCGACGATCCCGGAGGCGGACAGCGCGGCCGATCTCGTGCTCCGGGTGAATCAGGATCTGGTGGTCCTGAACGATCAGAAGTTCGGCCTGTCCTGGGAGATCATGGACAGCATGGAGATGGTGGACAACTGGGTCATCACCCAGGACATCCAGACCAGCAAACAGGAGAAGAAGGAGAAGGAGACTCTCACCACCACGATCACGAACATCGCGGCGGAGAGGGATGAGGAGAATCGCCCGCCGACGGCGAACGATGACACGTATGGGGTCCGTCCGGGCAAGAGCATCGTCCTGCCGGTGACGCGGAACGATTCCGATCCTGACGGCGACATCCTCACGGTCACGGTGAAGGGCGACCAGCCGGGGATCGGGCGGGTCACGCCGATCCGGGGCGGGACCGAGCTGCAGATCCAGGTCGACGAGGACGCCTCCGGCACCGAGACCTTCATCTACCAGGCCGACGACGGCCGGGGCGGGAAGGACACCGCGACCGTCACCCTCCAGGTCCGAGAGGACAGCGAGAACTCCGGCCCCGAAGCGGCGGACCAGACGATGACGAAGGTCCAGGTCCGTGCAGGGGAGGAGATCAGCTTCAACATCCTGCCGTACTGGAAGGATCCCGACGGCGACGCGTTCTACCTCGCGAACGCCACTGTGCAGCCGGAGGACCTGGTCACCTTCACCCCCGACGGCCTGGTCACCTTCAACGACGCGGGCCTCGCACCCGGCACCAAGCAGGTCCAGCTCACCTTCCGTGACGAGAAGGGCATGACCGGCGAGGGCACCGTCCAGATCGAGTCTGTCACGGACGACGATCTCGCCCCGATCACCACTGCCGATCACGTCAGCATCGTCGCCGGCCGCAGCACCACGATCATGCCGCTGGCCAACGACCTGAATCCCAACGGCGGCAGTCTCGAGCTGATCGGCGTCAAGGACGCAGAGGGCCTGGAGGTGGACCCGGTGCTGGAGGCAGGGGTCATCAACGTCTCCGGGAGCACTCAGGGCGTCTACTACCTGGAGTACACGGTGGCCGCGAGCGGCTCGAGCACCGCGTCGCTCGGTCTGGTGCGCGTCGACGTCGTCGAGGCCGAGGAGGCAGATCTGGTGCCGGTCGCCGTGGACGACATGGGCACGGTGACCACCGGAGCGGACACCCTGCTGGACCCGCTGGAGAACGACGTCGACCCCACCGGCGGGGTGCTGGTCGTGAACTCGATCGACCTGCCGGCCGACAGCGGACTGAAGGCCACGGTGGTGAACCATCACCTGATCCGGGTGCAGGCGGCGCCGGGAGCTCCGATCGGCGAGGAGCCGGTGTCGCTGACCTACGAGGTCGCGAACTCCGCCGGCACCACCACCGGCACGATCCGGGTGATGGTCGCGGGCACCGACACGCAGTTCGCGAATCCTGAGGCCGTTCCGGACCGCGCTGTGGTGCGTGCCGGGGACATGGTCTCCCTGGACGTGACGGCGAACGACATCTCTCCCACCGGGTCCGATCTCCACCTCGGTTCCATCGTGGACACCTCCCGTGCTGATGAGCAGGGGCACGCGGAGCCGAACCAGGATCAGATCCGGTTCCGTGCGGATGACGACGCCGTCGGCGAGGCGGTGGTGCAGTACGAGGTGGTCGACGAGACCGGCCGCACCGGTTCCGCCCTGGCCTACATCACGATCGTTCCCAGGGACGCGGACAACTCCGCGCCCCGGCCCGACAACCTCACCGCCCGGACGGTGGCGGGGACCCCGGTCAGGATCCCGGTCTCGACGACCGGGATCGACCCTGACGGTGACTCGGTGATGCTCACCGGCATCGCCAGTCCCATGCCGGAGCTCGGGGAGATCGTCAGCGCCAACGGGGAGTGGATCGAGTACCTCCCCTATGACGACTCGCGAGGGACCGACCGCTTCCGCTACCAGGTGATGGACCGTCAGGGTGCGATCGGCACGGCAGAGGTGCTGGTCGGGATCGCAGCCCCCAGCGACACGAACCAGGCGCCCTACGCGGTCGACGACACGGTGGAGGTGCGCCCGGACCGCGAGGTGCAGATCCCGGTTCTCGACAACGACACCGACCCCGAGGGTGATTCGCTCACCCTCGTGCGCGACGACGTCGAGCCGATGACGGAGATCCAGAAGATCGATCCGCCGGACGGCGAGGAGGACAACTTCGTCACCGTCCGGACTCCGTCGGAGCCGGGCACCCACACCGTGCTGTATTCCGCGTCGGACGGCCAGCTGAAGAGCTCCGCGACGGCGACGATCAAGGTCGCGGGCAACGCCCCGCTGCGTTCACCCATCGCCCGCGATGACTTCGTCGAGGCCGCGGACGTCCTCGAGCAGGACACCCGGTACCTGGACGTCGATGTGCTGAAGAACGACTCGGATCCCGATGGCAGCACCAAGGATCTCGAGATCGCGCTCGACGGCACCTACGAGGGCGTCCAGCTGCAGGGCGAGGACGGCATCGTCCGGGTGGTGCCGCAGGAGCAGCAGCAGCGGATCCGCTATGTCATCACTGACGTGGACGGTCTCTCCTCCGCGGGATACATCTGGGTTCCCGGGACGGCGAAGCAGGCACCGGTCTGGGTGGGGGAGCCGCTGGAGGTCCAGGCCGGCTCCGAGGGAACCGTCGATCTGGCCGACCCGAACAACGTGCGGGTTCGTCCAGGTGCGCAGCCCGTGCAGGTCACGGATCCGAAGCTGGTTTCGGCGCCGCACAACGACGGCGGCCAGATGGTGACGGGGGAATCCAGCCTCGTCTATCGTCCGGCGAAGGATTTCTCCGGCAAGGACACCATCACGGCCGAGGTGACCGACGGTGCCGTCGGTGATCCGTCGGCCGCGACCGCGACCCTCGCGATCCCCGTCGTGGTCACGCCCGAGGACTCCAACCTCCCGCCCACCTTCCAGGGCGCGCAGATGGAGGTCGAGCAGGGTGCCGCCGTCTCGAGCATCGACCTCGCGCCGGGGGCGGAGGACCCGGAGGGTGACGAGCTCGTCTATGCCCTGGGCGCGTTCGATCAGAACCCCGAGGTGGGGATCGAGCTCGAGAAGTCCACGCTGTCGGCGACGGCCACCTCGACGGCGACCAAGGGCACGGTCGTCGATGTCCCGGTCACCGTGTCGGACGGCACCAACCCGCCCGTTCCGGCGTCGGTGCGGGTCACGGTCGTCGGGTCGAAGCGGCCGCTGATCTCCACGCCGCTCGCAGAGGTCCAGATCGATGCGGGGACCACCCAGAGCGTCGACGTCCTCAAGGACGCCTCCAACCCGTTCCCGGATGGTGAACGGACGGTGACCGATGCTTCGCTGATCAATGGGGACGGCGAGGTCTCGGTCGAGGGCAACCAGGTCGTCATCACGCCGGCCCAGGACTACCACGGCATCCTCACCGCTCAGTACTCGGTGCAGGATGCCACGGGGGATCCCGATCGCCTCGTCACCGGGGAGGTCCGGGCGACGGTGCGAGGACTTCCGGCTCCGCCGTCGGCGCCGCGGATCGGGGAGATCGGTGATGGGTTCGTCGAGCTGACCTTCAACGCGGGGGCGGACAACGGTGCCCCGATCACCGGGTACACGGTGACGAGCGCGAGCGGCCCGGCGGTGACGCGGAAGTGCGAGTCGACCTCGTGCACCATCACGGGGCTGACGAATGACACCGAGTACACCTTCCAGGTCGTCGCGACGAACGAGGTCGGGAACTCGGATCCTTCGGTGCCGTCGGCGGTGGCGCGTCCGGATGTGCGGCCGGAGAAGCCGGCAGCCCCATCGCTCAAGCGGGGCGATGAGCAGCTCACCGTGACCTGGTCGCCGCCGGTCAACCACGGCTCGCCGATCCAGAAGTACGAGGTCCAGCTGCAGAACACTGCGACGCAGGAGATCTCGGGTCAGGAGCTGCCCGGCGGAACCACGGAGACAGCGTTCTCCGGTCTGCAGAACGGTGCGGACTACCGCGTACGGATCCGTGCGAAGAACCTGGCCGAGGAGCCGTCGGACTGGTCCGAATGGTCCCGGCCGGAGCATCCGGCGGGCAAGCCGGCGACTCCGTCGGGCACGCCGAGCGCCGAGCGCGTGAATGATCCGCGCGGCGGCGGCATCACGGTGACCTGGCCTGCGATGAGCGAGAAGGAGGCGAACGGCGAGCCGATCACGCAGTACATCGTCACGCCTTCTTCGGGGCCGTCGCAGACCGTCGATGCCTCGAAGACCTCGGCCACGTTCCTGAACATGGACAAGAACACCAAGTACACCTTCACCTACCAGGGCGTGAACTCGGTGGGGGAGGGCGTCGGCGCCTCCAAGTCCTCGAATGCGGTGGTGCCGTGGTCGAAGCCGTCCGCCCCGACCGGGGTCACCGCGTCCATGCCCGATGAGAGAACGGGCACGGGCCCGAACGGTCGGGCGACCGTGCGCTGGAAGGCCTCGGGCGGCAGCGGCGACACCACGGTCACGAAGTATGTGGTGCGCTGGAACGGCGGCTCGAAGACCGTCGATGCCTCGCAGACGAGCCTTTCCCTGACCGGGCTGACCAATGGGACGAGCTACCGCTTCACCGTCGAGGCCCGCAACGGCTATGAGGCCGACGGGGGCGTGAGCGAACTGTCCTCGGCGTCGAATGCGGTCACCCCGTACACGACGCCGGAGGCACCCCAGATCACGGCGGCGCCGGGAACCTGCTCCGGGGACTCCTGCACGGTGACCTACTCCGCGTCAGCACGCGGAGCCGGAGGCGCCACGCCGGTGACCCTCACCTGCAGCGTCGACGGCGGAGCCTTCGGCGCCTGCGGGAGCTCCGTCTCCGGCAGCGGCAAGCAGGAGCACACCATCATCGCCCGGGCCACGAACGCCGAGGGGCTGAGCACAGAGGCGACGGCCACGGCGACCGCTCCCGCCGCCACGCCGACGCCGCAGGTGATCAATCAGCATCGGGACGGCGACGCGTCCGGAGAGAAGAACTGCACCGAGGGATACTGCTACTACATCGACTTCACAGTCACCGGGCTCGAGCCGAACACGAGCTACAGCTACTGCATCAAGGCGAACGGCGAATGCTGGTACCCGACCACTGACGGAAGCACCGCGACCACGGGTACCCTCACCACCGACGGACAGGGTCAGTGGTCGCTCGTCGGGAGCGACCGCAAGCCGTACTGGGGCAGCCCGTACGTACCCATGCTGGTCTGGGTGGAGAAGGACGGACAATCTGCCGACTCCAACTCGTTCACCATCTGACCTCTTCCTGATCCCTCATCCCTCTCCCTCCTCCGACGAAAGCTGAAGCACTCCCCATGAGCATGACTCCTGAACAGGCCCGCTGGTTCGCCGAGACCTTCGACAAGCTCGTCCAGAGCGTCGGCCAGGCGGTCCTGGGCAAGAACGAGGTGGTGCGCCTCGTGCTGACCTCGATGCTCGCTCCGGGGCACGTGCTGCTGGAGGACGCCCCGGGCACCGGCAAGACCTCGCTGGCGCGCTCGATCGCCGCGACGGTGCAGGGCACCAGCACCCGCATCCAGTTCACCCCGGACCTGCTCCCCTCGGACGTCACGGGCGTGACGATCTACGACCAGAACTCGAAGTCCTTCGAGTTCCACAAGGGCCCGGTCTTCGCCAACGTCGTCCTCGCCGACGAGATCAACCGCGCCTCGCCCAAGACCCAGTCGGCGATGCTCGAGGTCATGGAGGAAGGGCGGGTCACCGTCGACGGCGTCACCCACGAGGTCGGCAACCCGTTCATGGTGATCGCCACCCAGAACCCGATCGAGCAGGCCGGCACCTACCGCCTCCCCGAGGCGCAGCTGGACCGCTTCCTCATGAAGACCTCCATCGGATACCCGGACCACGCCTCGAGCGTCCAGATCCTCCAGGGCTCCGCACTGCGCGACCGCAGCTCCCAGCTCTCCCCGCGGATCTCGCTCCAGGCGGTCAACGACATGACCCAGCTGGCCTCCACCGTGCACGTGGATCCGGCGGTGCTGGAGTACGTCTCGCGCCTCATGGAGGAGACCCGCCTCGCACCCGAGGTCCGGGTGGGCGTCTCCATCCGCGGCGCCCTCGCACTGATGCGAGCGGTCAAGGTCTGGGCCGCCGTCAACGGCCGTCACTACGTCATCCCCGATGACGTCAAGCACCTCGTCGAGCCGGTCTGGCTGCACCGTTTCGTGCTCGACCCCGAGGCGGAGTTCGCGGGCACGACCGCCCAGAGCGTCATGACCAAGATCCTCAGCGAGGTAGCGCCGCCCCAGGCGCGTCAGCAGTCCGCATGAGCTCCCCGAACCCCGTCCCCGCGGACACCGCCGACGCCAAGGCGGCGAAAGCGGAGAGCAGGAAGCGCCGCCGCGCCGCGTCCGCGGCGAACCGTGCCACGTCCCGTCGTGCGCGCCGGAAGGCCTCGGTCGAGGCCGCCGACGGCACCACCCCCGATGGCGGCGCATCGGCCGACGGACGCTCCCCGGAGAGCGGGACCGCGCCGACGGGAGGCGAAGCGGGCCCCGGTCTTCGCGACCGCGCCGGTGCGCTCTGGCGCCGGCGCATCCATCCCGTGCTCGACGTCGTCTCACCCGTCGGGTGGACGCTCCTCGGCGCCGCGGCCGCCTGCTGGCTCCTCGGCATGACGCTGCACATCACCGAGCTGAACGTGATCGCCTTCGTGCTCACCGTGCCGCTCGTGATCGCCGCGCTGTTCGTGCTGGGCCGGGCCAACTACCGGGTCACCCTGGATCTGCAGTCCCATCGCGTCGTGGTGGGCACCCGCGCCGTGGGTCGCGTCGAGGTCGCCAACCCCACCCAGCGACCGATCCTGGCGTCCCGCATCGAGCTCGCCGTGGGCTCCGCGACGGCGCAGTTCCTGGTGCCGCGCCTGGCGGCGGAGGCGGAGCACGAGGAGCTCTTCGCCGTCCCCACCAAGCGCCGCGCCGTCCTCGTGGTCGGCCCGGTGCGCTCCGTGCGCGACGACCCGCTCTCGCTCATGCGCCGCCAGGTCACCTGGGCCAAGGAGCAGGAGCTGTTCGTCCACCCCCGCACCGTGCGACTCGACGAGGCGGCCAGCGGCTTCCTCCGCGATCTGGAGGGGACGCCCTCCTCCGACCTCTCGAGCTCCGACATCGCCTTCCACGCCCTGCGCGACTACGCGCCCGGCGACGACCGCCGCCACGTCCACTGGCGCACCACGGCCCGCACCGGCAAGCTCATGGTGCGTCAGTTCGAGGAGACGCGCCGCTCCCATGTGGTGGTCGCGCTGGACAACCTCGCCGAGCACTACGCCAGCGCCGAGGAGTTCGAGCTGGCCGTCTCGGCGGCGGCCTCCCTCTCCGGTCAGACCTTCCGCGAGGAGAAGGAGCTGACCCCCTTCACCTTCGATGAGCGCCAGAGCACCCGGACGCTGCGTCAGATGATGGACGACTACACCGTGGTCGAGCAGCTCAAGGAGAGGACCCCCTTCCACGAGCTCGGCCAGAAGGCCGCTGACCTCGCTCCGAACGCCTCCGCGGTGATGATGATCGTCGGCTCGCACACCACGGCGCGGGAGCTGAACTCCGCCGCCAACCAACTGCCGATCGGAGTGATGGCCGTGGCGATCCGCTGCGTCGACGATGCCGAGGTGAAGAGGTCCGCGATCGGCGGGCTGGACGTCGTGACCCTGGGATCTCTCGACACCCTGGCCAAGGCGATGCGGGCGGTGGGCCGATGAGCGCCACCACCGCGGCCAAGCGCCCTGCGAGCTACTTCTCGACCGTCTCCCACGGCCGCCGCGCCCTGGACATGGCGGTGATCGGAGGCCTGTTCGTCCTCGCGATGCTCGGCTTCCACGAGGTCTACGGCGGGGTCCAGTATCTGCTGACCGGGATCATGGCCCTGGTCCTCGGCACCCTGATCGCGCTGATCGGCGCACGCTGGCGCTGGGGGCCGCTGCGGCTCACCCCGGCGCTGCTGGTGGTGTACTTCCTGTTCGGCCCGATGTTCGCCGCGCTGACGCGCGCGCTCTGGGGCGTCCTGCCCACCCCAGGAGCGCTCTGGGAGCTGCTCAAGGCGCCCGTGACCAGCTGGAAGTCCGTGCTCACGGTCGCCCCGCCGGTGGGTGTCGCCCAGGGGGTGCTCGCCGTGGTGTGGATCAGCGTGCTGGTCCTGTCGCTGCTGGGCATGAGCATCGTGCTGCGCAGCCGCTTCTACGCGCTCGCCTGGATCCTCCCGCTCGCGCTCATCGGGGTCACGATCGTCTTCGGCACGGACCAGGCCTTCGCGCCGGTGCTCCGTGGCGTGCTCTACGCGATCATCTCGGTGGCCTGGCTGACCTGGCGGTTCGAGGGAGCTCGCCTGAGCAGTGCACAGTCGACCATCATCTCGGACACGGTGAGACCGGGGTCCTGGAAGAACCCGGCGCTGCGCCGTCGTGTGATCGGCGGCGCCCTGATCATGGCCCTCGCCGGCGGCGGCGCCGTCGCAGCGCACTCCCTGCTCGACCCGCCCGCCGGCACGATTCGCTACGCCACGCGAGACCACATCTCCCCGCCCTTCGATCCGCGGCAGTACGTCTCCCCGCTGACCGAGTTCCGCGGCTATCTCAAGGACCAGCGGGACGCGACGCTGTTCACCGTCTCCGGGATGAGCAGCGGCGAGCACGTCCGCCTCGCCACGATGGACCAATGGGACCTGCAGGTCTACAACGTCGCCAGCAGCACCGACAAGGACAGCGCCTCGGGGGCGTTCCTGCGCACCGCGCCGGGTGTCGACCTCCATCAGGGCGACTCCGCCGAAGCGGTCTCCACCGTGACGATCGGCAAGTACCGAGGGGTGTGGATGCCCACCATCGGCAGCCGCACCAACCGCGTCGATCTGGAGGGGATGTCCGGGGACCGCTCCAGCGTGACCTCCGAGAACCTCTATCTCAACCAGGCGTCGCAGACCCTGGTCAACTCCCGTGGAGTCCAGGAGGGCGACTCCTACGAGCTCTCCTACGAGCCGTACCCCGAGCTGACCAAGGAGCAGCGGGATGGTGAAGCCACCTTCTCCGAGATGACGCTGCCGGACAACGCCCCTGTCGACGCCTTCAAGCAGTTCGCGACGGAGTGGTCGGGCGATGAGAAGGAGGACTCCGACTACGAGCGCATGGAGAACCTGACGCGCGCTCTGAAGGAGGACGCCTACTTCTCGCACGGGCTCGGGGAGGACAGCGCATCGAACTCGGGACACGGTGCGAGCCGACTCCTGGCGATGATGGAGGAGGAGGTCAGCTTCGACAAGGACGTCCCCGATGCCCAGCCGATGGGCCGCATCGGTGACCAGGAGCAGTACGCCGCCCTGCTCGCCGTGATGGCCCGCTCGATCGGCATCCCCGCCCGCGTGGTGATGGGTTTCGAGGTGCCCGAGGGCCAGGAGGGGACGGTCGCCATCACCGGCGAGAACGTCACGGCCTGGGTCGAGGTGTCCTTCGACGGCATCGGCTGGGTGCGCTTCGACCCCGCTCCGGACGAGGACGAGGATCCGACGCAGCCGAAGCCCAAGGAGGTCGAGGACCCGCTTCCCCAGGTTGCCCAGCCCCCGCCGCCGCCCGCCGAGCCGCCCAGCCCGCCGCCGGGCGCGATGAGCGAGGACTCCGACGACACGGGCAAGGATGATCAGGACAAGACGTCGTGGGTGGCCTATGTGGGGATCGGGCTGACCCCGATCGTGCTGCTGCTCTTCGCCGCTCTGGCCGTGGTCCTGGCCAAGCGGAGGCGACGCGGTCGCCGTCGCACCCGTGGCTCGCTGCCCTCGCGCGTCGACGGCGGCTGGCAGGAGATCCTCGACCTGATGGCGGACATGGGCCGTGCACCGGATCCGTTGCTCACCCGGACCGAGCTCGCCGCCCGACTGGACGCCGACATCCCCGCGGTGGGCGCCGCGAGCCTCGCGGGACGGGCGGATCGTGCCGTCTTCGGCCCCGACGACCTCCCGGACGCCGCGGCCGATGAGTACTGGGCGCAGGTCATGGCCGCTCGGCGTAGCATGTCCGCGGCGGTGCCGTGGCACAGGCGGCTCCGGGCCATGCTGTCGCTGCGCTCCTTCCGCCGGCTGTCCGTGGATCGTCGCAGCGAGAAGAAGCGGACCCGCGCCCGGACCCGGGCACGGGAGAAGGTCGAGCGGCGCGCCGCGGCGCTGCGCCGTCGGCGGTCCTCGTCACGCGGAACCGGCACGAAGAGGACATCGACGAAGAAGGGCCCAGCCTCATGAGCCAGACGCGATACTGCAGCACCTGCGGAACGCTGCTGTCCGAGGGCGCCGTGATCTGCGGGGAGTGCGGCGCGCGATACCAGGACTCTCCCTATGAGCGCCGTGCCACCGACGCCCCGGGCGCCTGGTCGCAGGCGCCGGCGCCGCGGTCCCGGGACCTGGGCCGCGCGGAGGACTCGACGTCCTCGGACGAGGGCATCGAGCTCATCACCCGTGAGTCGCTCGAACCGAAGAACCCCGGCGCCACCACGCTCCGAACGAGGGGACAGTACGATCAGATGATGGTCACCCAGCCTCCGATGCAGCAGAACGATCCGGGATCCGCCCCGGGATCCGCCCCGGGAGCGCCCAGCGGGCCCGGCTCCCCGATCGGTGCGCCGAGCGCCCCGCCGGGCGCGGCGCCGTTCGAGCCGCCCCTGGACGGCTGCGCGCCGGCCTCGGCGGTCAAGCGCCTTGTCGCCGCGGTGATCGACGGTGTCATCGGGACCCTGGTCCTGGTGCCGCAGATCGTCGGCTGGGTGCTGGTGGCGACCTCGGAGGAGATCGGTGCGCTGCCGCTGATCCTGATCGGTGTGGGAGTCGCGCTCCCGCTCGCCTACGCGCTGCTGATCATCTGGCTGGTCGGCGCCAAGGGCTTCAGCCTGGGCAAGCTGATCATGGGGCTGCGCGTCACCCGCGCGAGCGAGGGCGGCCGCCTCGGCTTCCTGCGCTCAGCCGGTCGCTGGCTCCTGTACGGGGCTGTGTGGCCGATCATGGCGCTGTCGATCTTCCTGGATCCGAAGAAGACCTTCCGCGGCTTCCATGACCGTGCGCTGGACTCCGCCGTGGCGGACATCAAGACCGGGCGGGACCCGATGAAGCCCCGTCCGGATGACTTCGAACGGGAGGGCGCCGACCATTACCTCGGTGCTCCGTCCGTCGCGGTGACCGCTCACGAGAACCTGCTGACCGAGCCCGGTTCGGCGTGGAAGGACTCCTCGGCCCCCGCGCCGGCGCAGCCCTCCGGTGACACCGGCTGGGGCGGCTCGCAGGCCTCGAGCCCGTATGCGCCGTCGGCCCCGACCGATTCGGCCGCCTCCGCCGCCGATGCGCCCTGGTCCGGATCCTCCGCCCAGGACCCGGCCGCTTCGCAGCAGTCCGTCGGCGGCTGGGCGCCGCCCCCGGTCGAGCCGGTCCCCTCGCAGCAGCAGTCGTGGGGTCAGCAGCCGT is part of the Brachybacterium ginsengisoli genome and encodes:
- a CDS encoding Ig-like domain-containing protein, translating into MSDTAVPKRRRGRRVTVVSSAVLAVVALVLTGFAIRYEGLSSSEVKVSNGGVWVTNEQLGMLGRLNVDAGELDARLSATGQDLDIIQSGYNVLETGPRGFTPINTASVTRNGLVELPAGSAVKIGLDRVVIAAPDGRVWIVSPEEAAAFSPSAVDPVVKAGNGLKPVAVSSTGTVFVLDGSQLLTFPRSDATRETSAADPIQVPGVSSSAESLQLAAVGEQPVILDRENQLLRVGNDMKEYSLADYGVATLDDAELQQSGPTSASFVVATIDALFVIPFDGGKAKQIAAGGSGSTVVPPAQVAGCAYGAWGGSQRYVRACDGQEPVAATIPEADSAADLVLRVNQDLVVLNDQKFGLSWEIMDSMEMVDNWVITQDIQTSKQEKKEKETLTTTITNIAAERDEENRPPTANDDTYGVRPGKSIVLPVTRNDSDPDGDILTVTVKGDQPGIGRVTPIRGGTELQIQVDEDASGTETFIYQADDGRGGKDTATVTLQVREDSENSGPEAADQTMTKVQVRAGEEISFNILPYWKDPDGDAFYLANATVQPEDLVTFTPDGLVTFNDAGLAPGTKQVQLTFRDEKGMTGEGTVQIESVTDDDLAPITTADHVSIVAGRSTTIMPLANDLNPNGGSLELIGVKDAEGLEVDPVLEAGVINVSGSTQGVYYLEYTVAASGSSTASLGLVRVDVVEAEEADLVPVAVDDMGTVTTGADTLLDPLENDVDPTGGVLVVNSIDLPADSGLKATVVNHHLIRVQAAPGAPIGEEPVSLTYEVANSAGTTTGTIRVMVAGTDTQFANPEAVPDRAVVRAGDMVSLDVTANDISPTGSDLHLGSIVDTSRADEQGHAEPNQDQIRFRADDDAVGEAVVQYEVVDETGRTGSALAYITIVPRDADNSAPRPDNLTARTVAGTPVRIPVSTTGIDPDGDSVMLTGIASPMPELGEIVSANGEWIEYLPYDDSRGTDRFRYQVMDRQGAIGTAEVLVGIAAPSDTNQAPYAVDDTVEVRPDREVQIPVLDNDTDPEGDSLTLVRDDVEPMTEIQKIDPPDGEEDNFVTVRTPSEPGTHTVLYSASDGQLKSSATATIKVAGNAPLRSPIARDDFVEAADVLEQDTRYLDVDVLKNDSDPDGSTKDLEIALDGTYEGVQLQGEDGIVRVVPQEQQQRIRYVITDVDGLSSAGYIWVPGTAKQAPVWVGEPLEVQAGSEGTVDLADPNNVRVRPGAQPVQVTDPKLVSAPHNDGGQMVTGESSLVYRPAKDFSGKDTITAEVTDGAVGDPSAATATLAIPVVVTPEDSNLPPTFQGAQMEVEQGAAVSSIDLAPGAEDPEGDELVYALGAFDQNPEVGIELEKSTLSATATSTATKGTVVDVPVTVSDGTNPPVPASVRVTVVGSKRPLISTPLAEVQIDAGTTQSVDVLKDASNPFPDGERTVTDASLINGDGEVSVEGNQVVITPAQDYHGILTAQYSVQDATGDPDRLVTGEVRATVRGLPAPPSAPRIGEIGDGFVELTFNAGADNGAPITGYTVTSASGPAVTRKCESTSCTITGLTNDTEYTFQVVATNEVGNSDPSVPSAVARPDVRPEKPAAPSLKRGDEQLTVTWSPPVNHGSPIQKYEVQLQNTATQEISGQELPGGTTETAFSGLQNGADYRVRIRAKNLAEEPSDWSEWSRPEHPAGKPATPSGTPSAERVNDPRGGGITVTWPAMSEKEANGEPITQYIVTPSSGPSQTVDASKTSATFLNMDKNTKYTFTYQGVNSVGEGVGASKSSNAVVPWSKPSAPTGVTASMPDERTGTGPNGRATVRWKASGGSGDTTVTKYVVRWNGGSKTVDASQTSLSLTGLTNGTSYRFTVEARNGYEADGGVSELSSASNAVTPYTTPEAPQITAAPGTCSGDSCTVTYSASARGAGGATPVTLTCSVDGGAFGACGSSVSGSGKQEHTIIARATNAEGLSTEATATATAPAATPTPQVINQHRDGDASGEKNCTEGYCYYIDFTVTGLEPNTSYSYCIKANGECWYPTTDGSTATTGTLTTDGQGQWSLVGSDRKPYWGSPYVPMLVWVEKDGQSADSNSFTI
- a CDS encoding AAA family ATPase yields the protein MSMTPEQARWFAETFDKLVQSVGQAVLGKNEVVRLVLTSMLAPGHVLLEDAPGTGKTSLARSIAATVQGTSTRIQFTPDLLPSDVTGVTIYDQNSKSFEFHKGPVFANVVLADEINRASPKTQSAMLEVMEEGRVTVDGVTHEVGNPFMVIATQNPIEQAGTYRLPEAQLDRFLMKTSIGYPDHASSVQILQGSALRDRSSQLSPRISLQAVNDMTQLASTVHVDPAVLEYVSRLMEETRLAPEVRVGVSIRGALALMRAVKVWAAVNGRHYVIPDDVKHLVEPVWLHRFVLDPEAEFAGTTAQSVMTKILSEVAPPQARQQSA
- a CDS encoding DUF58 domain-containing protein; its protein translation is MSSPNPVPADTADAKAAKAESRKRRRAASAANRATSRRARRKASVEAADGTTPDGGASADGRSPESGTAPTGGEAGPGLRDRAGALWRRRIHPVLDVVSPVGWTLLGAAAACWLLGMTLHITELNVIAFVLTVPLVIAALFVLGRANYRVTLDLQSHRVVVGTRAVGRVEVANPTQRPILASRIELAVGSATAQFLVPRLAAEAEHEELFAVPTKRRAVLVVGPVRSVRDDPLSLMRRQVTWAKEQELFVHPRTVRLDEAASGFLRDLEGTPSSDLSSSDIAFHALRDYAPGDDRRHVHWRTTARTGKLMVRQFEETRRSHVVVALDNLAEHYASAEEFELAVSAAASLSGQTFREEKELTPFTFDERQSTRTLRQMMDDYTVVEQLKERTPFHELGQKAADLAPNASAVMMIVGSHTTARELNSAANQLPIGVMAVAIRCVDDAEVKRSAIGGLDVVTLGSLDTLAKAMRAVGR
- a CDS encoding transglutaminase domain-containing protein translates to MSATTAAKRPASYFSTVSHGRRALDMAVIGGLFVLAMLGFHEVYGGVQYLLTGIMALVLGTLIALIGARWRWGPLRLTPALLVVYFLFGPMFAALTRALWGVLPTPGALWELLKAPVTSWKSVLTVAPPVGVAQGVLAVVWISVLVLSLLGMSIVLRSRFYALAWILPLALIGVTIVFGTDQAFAPVLRGVLYAIISVAWLTWRFEGARLSSAQSTIISDTVRPGSWKNPALRRRVIGGALIMALAGGGAVAAHSLLDPPAGTIRYATRDHISPPFDPRQYVSPLTEFRGYLKDQRDATLFTVSGMSSGEHVRLATMDQWDLQVYNVASSTDKDSASGAFLRTAPGVDLHQGDSAEAVSTVTIGKYRGVWMPTIGSRTNRVDLEGMSGDRSSVTSENLYLNQASQTLVNSRGVQEGDSYELSYEPYPELTKEQRDGEATFSEMTLPDNAPVDAFKQFATEWSGDEKEDSDYERMENLTRALKEDAYFSHGLGEDSASNSGHGASRLLAMMEEEVSFDKDVPDAQPMGRIGDQEQYAALLAVMARSIGIPARVVMGFEVPEGQEGTVAITGENVTAWVEVSFDGIGWVRFDPAPDEDEDPTQPKPKEVEDPLPQVAQPPPPPAEPPSPPPGAMSEDSDDTGKDDQDKTSWVAYVGIGLTPIVLLLFAALAVVLAKRRRRGRRRTRGSLPSRVDGGWQEILDLMADMGRAPDPLLTRTELAARLDADIPAVGAASLAGRADRAVFGPDDLPDAAADEYWAQVMAARRSMSAAVPWHRRLRAMLSLRSFRRLSVDRRSEKKRTRARTRAREKVERRAAALRRRRSSSRGTGTKRTSTKKGPAS